Within Salvia splendens isolate huo1 chromosome 21, SspV2, whole genome shotgun sequence, the genomic segment GCAAGCTATAGTGACACTCTCAACATGTGAAGCCGAGTATGTTGCAGCAAGTTCAACGGTTTGCCATTGCATTTGGTTGAGAAATTTATTAACTTTTCTGGGATTGGCGCAACAAGGCCTGACAGAGATACGTGTTGATAATAAGTCTGCAATAGCACTTGCAAAGAATCCAGTGTTCCACGAAAGAAGTAAGCATATTGATActtgttatcactttattcgGGAGCACTTGAATAAAAATGATGTGAAATTAGTATACTGCAAGTCACAGGATCAAATTGCAGACATATTTACAAAGCCACTAAAGCAGGATGTCTTCAGGAAATTGAAGTTTTTACTTGGCATGAAGACCTTGAAGAATTGAGCTTAAGGGAGGATGTTGAATTTATTAAGTCAATTACTTCACAATTAAGGAGTGGTGATGAAGTTGCTCCATCACTACCTTATCTTAGTGGTGTAAACTTGTGAGTAATTCATGGCTAAGAAGGTAGCCACACACAAGCACTACATTAGGCGGTGGTATCTTGTGGGTGGCATTTGATGGCTTCCTCATTAAGTATAAAGTGACATCTAGTAGGTGACGTAGCATATAGCTGGCAATTTGTATTATTTAATTAGTGCTAACTAGATATCTCTAGTTTTAGGAATTGGTGCTTAACCGATTTATACATCTATAAATAGGGAATTGTATTTCAATGTAATATTATCAAATCAAGTTAGAATTGTGAGTGAGATAGAGAAAGAGCCGTAGCTCAAAGtgagaaagagaaaagaaagcTTTGAAGTGCTGAAGCACTCTTTGTttgaatgtattttgtaatcctTTTGTGAGAAGCCTATTAATACTTATCCTCCATATTTCATCCTTGTTGAGTGCtcctatattttgtgtgtcaaaTATCCAACTATACATTCACTGAATACATTTACAGTCCACAAACAGATTGCAAACATACAACACAGTGCGTGCacacatttaaaatatttttagggCCTAAACTTCGCATGTATTGATTGCATATCATGTCAATGTCCCTTATTACATTTACACATACTCCTTCGTTCAGTAATTTGATGTGTTTATCAAGTTTTTATACAAAAAAAGGACTAAAAAGATATCAACAATGAGGAAACGAAGTTTGGAGCGAAATCTTGGCCCGGACAAGGTTTTATTGTACGTAAACATGGCTTGTTCGAATTTATTCAAGTACAACAAAAAATGTTCTTGGACTAAaccaaaaattgataaaaatatactggtattaattacattaaattaataacaaagttaaataattaatggatgttGAAGATCTTAAATACAAGGAAATCATTTAATTATAAGGGGCTTCAAATTATCTGTAATTTGGTCACGAACATGATGTCATTATTAATTTCAAGAGAggtcataattaattaataagtatTACATTGGgcattaaataaattattttaatttaggaACATGAGGTCATTATTAATTTCAAGAGAGgtcataattatttaataagtatttcattgggaattaaataaattattttaatttaggaACATGATGGATTAATCTTGTCCATAATTCCTTCAATCCCTAACCTAACATACCGAGAATATCTATATATATTGAGGTCGGCAATTTTAGTTCTCTCCACTCGTAGGTAGCTTATTCTTGTGTTCTCTATTTTCTTGTCCGAGTTCTTCGCAAATTATTTACCATGAAATAGCCTAGAACGATCTCTAGTAGGTTTTATGAAACTGacataacttttttttaagACTTCTATTTAGGCGTGCAAGATATTTACATGAATCTCTTCCAAAAACATATAATCGTAATAGTGGCCACAACAACAACTTAGATCATTTGAGTGGTCAATCGTGCTCTGAAATACACTGACAGGAATTGGACAAAAAAGTTTCTCCATGTAGAGAAGTGCAAGCCATTGTCCGATCTTTGGATATCATATATGTTAGTCTttcttttatactccctccgtctcataaaaatagaaacacttattttttcgtccgtcctataaaaatagtcCAGTATCATTTATGAAAAGTTTTTCCCAACTCATTACTCAtatacatcattttatttataactgGTAATACTAGGATCCACCATTAAAACagtaataataatgtgggtctGACTATCCACTCACATTGTTTTAATCACCCTTCTTCTCtgtctttcttactttaccaattatgtattaattcTTGTGCTATCTTaaatgtctttatttttatggaacgaaaATAGTATTAACCGGCTGATCTCTATAAATCATATATAGGGTATAACCCTGTACAGctaattaaatactccatccgtcccacaataattgtcactctttttcattTCGGTCCATCCTactgttggggtttggtgcccctttgATGACTCAACAGGATTGCATGTGTCGTGttaagcaaggatgtatcccactgatcaggatagaaaccccggctaagcctgaacctggcatcaaagaaattcctcaacccacttctactggctagtgtagtggaggtaagggtcgaatcccacagagatggatatgctttggtaattgtggtgataatctggagggttttggttagctaccatgcttgggttgagattctacctagacatgaattaaaggtggtactctactgactgggtggtATAAAAGTAATCGACAttcagctgtgtacgtgagagtgggggacaaggtgtttcagggacatgtggaaagtagatGATTAcaataaaaggctaaacggaatatgaGAGAATAACAGGTAGTTAGGTGCCTGCActgtcagatctgtagggtatCAGCATgaaaaagcaaaggacaaaagcaaaaagtaactaaaaagtataagtggtcccaaacttagatGTTGATGTTATCTTCTCTAACAAGAATGCACCCCagatcaaacaaactcagattccatggacTGCAtttcagattaacaacttcacaattcgGATCCACAATTAACTCACTAAAATTCAAAGATTAAACAAGCGAAATCGAGAACTACACATACTggacgacatgcaaggtggcagaactTACGTAAACTCAAATTTCGCACCTAAACATTTCGGGAATTAGATCTAAACAACAAACTTAACTACAAACtcagatcgaacaactccaaatgaaatcatgcttccaacacttagaaattactgcaacaactagatctaagctacctaggcagaatgaaacagattcaaatagaaagagatgcataaaaacaacttcattgcataaacgTTTGGCtctcaacaaaacacttcaaaagatgataagtactgaaaatgcagcagatccaacgaaagaaaacgagtaaaggttaactaagaaagcgaataaagattgttttaccactccgggcgatgaaactgctacgactactAAATAAATTGGCTGGAACGATTGAAGGCGAATCTCCgttggaacttcaggtgaccatggatgtggcgaggaatgagaagatcTTGGATTATGCTGAAGGAACTGATCTACGGAGAGAGAATactctaactaagtgtgaatgTAGATgattcttcctcctctctccaagtggcttccttttatagggaggtatgcccttgatttttaggtaGACcctcttcgtgaaatgactcttttgccctcgtttgtggttgatccttcccaacaatccttcttctccatctcgagcctttttttggcatgcatcctgatcagtattgcacccttctggcgctcttttcacctgagttatccgaaaCCCTTCCTACTGACtggaaccctttccctgcacactttagcaattgttttgcagatataatccaattatgcacgtatactgaccagtaaccaaggcctagaatgcgacttatcaaactgctcacacttaccacatgcttgtcctaaagcgtgaagaacaaacaaaaagaaataagttgaattctagcctggttacacccctgaccgactctatcctaaactagactctaaactttgacgcaaagaaagaaaaaaaacacataagcgACGGACAAACACATATAAACAGACATacaaaacacttaaacacattgatcgggctatattttcaaccatccctccccttgggatcaggtgcaatccggccctAGAccgccttgaacttctgccgccccccttttctttcccagtcagtatatctgctcgtcaagatcacccacacTCTCAGCCAAACACCAGCTTCGCTCAgtcgctcattcctcaccagggatgttaggactgttttctctcaaaacgctgaaccacagatgtttcggactcagatctcacgtgcggctcctgaagggctttaaggcttgtaattgggctattggtttgtagtgtttggggtggatgtttcTAAAGCTCTAAGGTtccaaaaactactactttattttgatgtgggggaactgtgtgcatttgggctcttaGTTGTTGCTTCTTTTTGACTGGACGTTTCCTGATATtggactccaactggtcagcagcttctttgtggcttcgccacccttattcattcttccttcttttgtggtaaagtgttttcgaccattttcttcaatatttctttatgtggcttcgccacccttattccttcttatttttttgggCCTGAGATTTTTCCCGGTCGATTTTCTCCTTTCCTCTCGATTTCTTTCTCAAGTTGGTTTTCCTTGTATGTCCTCCTGGCCAGTCGCCTTCTTACCTTATGCCTTGCActcacacagtcccagtggctagtgggttatatctAGGTAGagatttggctagaaagagGGGTTCTAAAGGATGTTTTTTTTGGgagggggggtttcctactgccttcaggacttgctacacgcggtcaccttaccctaggcatcatgtggcagccacttttttcttttctaaattggtggaaagtggttccacttaggcttataactcaccatttaagagggcttttgtatctggctctaaggatgagtttttctctcatacttgcgtcatctatACTGagtaggagatactaagggggtggtttccattgtccagcatgccTTATCTCCTTCAATTTccctcaccgtcagttcgaggcagttgagttttaagcccaatcaacacgtatatacaaacctagacctagacaaaCACTGATACATACAAAAAAACATAgaccacacatatatacatctcatactggccattgtatcccccctcccacttcacaagtgtctgccctcggATACGactgtgaagtggaaaattgGAATGGCTAGTATGGGCGACATACAGacacaaaaacaaacaaggacaaaacaaaattaggctaaaaacttctcacacttataCTATGCAATAGGCTTAGTGGGAGAGTTGAAAACCTAAACAAAActtaacaaacacaaacacatatatacccaaactcctcacacttagactatgcaataggctaagtgtgattTAACATGCATACGAAAAGAAAACGAACACATACACAAGCACAAAAGTTGCAAACCctgtacttctcacacttacaCTATTGAATAGGCTAAGTACTGTGAATGGGGTTTGCaacacacatactacacaaaattactctacctaaaactaccgaacaacaaattaaaaaaaaactaaaactgaaaaaaaaactaactggtcagtggGGTGGTCACATATTCCttctgctccttcgcggggcagggctgggtgcaggtggttcttctaGTTCTTCTTCCACGGTATCAGACTGATTCTCCTCAGATTCTGCCGGTTCATTCACACCTTCTTCCTCTGGCTCTTCTCCTTCCTTCTCGGTTACCTGTGGTTAACTATCTTCCCTTTCGCTAACTCCTTCAGAATACTTTCCATCACATTCGTTAAACGGGTCAACTCCGCTCTGTCTTGCCTGTTCTCCTCTGCCAATTATGCCACCGCCCTCTCCAGGTTCGCTTGCCTCTGAGCTTGAACCTGCGTGCCCTGGCCAGTTGCAACTCGTCCAGCCGGAATAGCCTCTTCACCCTTGGCGTAAAAACGCGAGGCTCCTTCTCTGATGTAGATAGTGTTTGTGCGGACGAAGAAGGGTGTATcaaactggccaggagggtccACCATATACAAGGGAGATAAACCTTCAGCCTCCAGAATAGTTATGTTGTTCCGCACGAAGGCTCCCAAAATGTAGCAGAGGGACAGATTTCTTGCAGGGTGTGTGGCAATGAGGTGGCATTGATAAGCGGTCCAGAAACCCAGATGCAATCTCCTCCCGCGCTTGGCGCACCAAAGGAGGTTCTATCATTGACATCCGGACGGCTGAATTTGACAGCCCTAGCAGCTTGAAGTCCAAGTAGAGTTGGACCAGACACAAGATGGGGTTGTTGAAATGAATGGAACGATATATAGTAGATGAAAATTGCCCAACAGCTGGGTGAGTGAGTTCCTCCCATGCCTCCTGGGGTTCAAAGTCAATGTGCCTGCGTGGAATCCCCCTTTCCCTACCTCTCCATtccggccctatggcctcctctaaactacacatccccaatctgaccgtccactcaatcaagctcatgcGCACCTCTCTCCCGAATACCCTAAAGGTTATGAACTCTTCATCCAAGTCCGTGGTGACCTTGAatctaaaggtcgtgaaaagcTCCTTTGCCAACCTTATAGGTTTACTCGGATCCTTGTTCTCTAATAGCCAATCAAAACCCAACGCACGCAAATTTAACAAGAAAGGCTCACGGGCATTCAATTCATCAAGGGAAGGGAAATAAAGTACCTTCTCACTCTTGATTTGGTTGCTGCCGTCGTCCTTGTCATCAAGCGCATCCTGTAGCTTTTTCATGCTAAAGTGCTTCATGTCCTCAATTAGCTCGTCAGTGAACTCCACCTTTCAACGCCGGTACTTCAATCTCCCCACCGGAGGATGTATCAGCTCCCGATGGTTGTATGGAAGCTGCTGTTCACCATACTATTCATCCTCTAGGAAGACGTCGCTGTTGGATCCCGACTCTTCACTGGCAGTATATTCGCTGTCGCTCGGATCCCTTCGGCGCGGTGAGGCTCTCTGATCTGGTTTCGTGATGACGACGCCTGTGTTGACTGTGCGTTGCTTCTTGCGGCTTGGCTTCTTTGTaacaggggctttccccttcTTTTTTCTCTCCTCGCCGTACTTGTCCTCATTTCCGTCTTCATCATCTTCTGGTCTCTTCTCTGTTTGTGTTGAAGGCTTGTCCTGGGCAGTAGGATGGGTCTCCACGCGGATATGGGCATTGCCATCTCTTGGCTCGTCGTGACCTACTGACTCAGATGCGAGATCCAAACCCTCAGCCATCTTATCAGTCTCCTCTCCCTGGTCACTCGGCGTGGGGGTGACCACTTCGGTTGCCGTCGAAGCATCTTCCAAGTTAGTAGCTGATAAGgattcctccccaggttttgtaggagtagttctttcttcttcactcgAAACCTCCACTGCATCCGCTGCTGTGTTTGCTTTCGCCTTGCTGGAAGTCCATTTCCCTAGGCATTTTTGCGACACTCTCTTCGGCTTCGGCCGTTCTTCCTTAGGATCGCTCTTCAacaccaattttcttttaactGCCTTCGGTTTCGACACTGGAGGTGCCACTGGCTCTGGCTCCTCTGTTCGTACTACGGTCTCATCCTTCTCGATGTGTGTATCACTCTCCCctgcttctggctggggagTCACTGACTTTGGCTCTTCTTCTCTGGTCTGCCTCTCTTCCACCTCGTCTACTGGCTGGTGGGCTAGGCCTTCTGGGTCGTTCCTTGTACCAGCTTCTTCACCCTCTCCTACTGCCtccgatgcgaggtctagaccctcagccatcttaGCAGTGCCAACTTCCATCCTGGTCACCTCGTTCAAAAGCacctcaaactcctcatcagtCATAAGGCCTTGCTTTCTGGCCGTTttgttcagatctatctcctccCTTTCTATTTATTGGGGAACGGGTTCCGCCACCAGTGTTCTCTCTGATTCATTTTCTTCCTCTCGGCTCTTCTGCTCCTCGCTTGATTTCCCTTCGCATTCCCCTAGGTAATCATAATTGGCAGAAAGAGGGTCAACATCCATTGTTTCGATTTGTTGGCGAGTCGGGGAGGGGTTTGAGGATTCTGATGGTGCGGTCGTCGAGGGAGATTTCTTTTCTGGTGGGATTGTTGAGGAAGTCGGAATGGAAGTCGGTGGGTGCACTGTAGGTTGAACATTTGTTTTTGGGGTAGGTACTATTGGGGTTTCTCCGGTTGTGCTCGATTCATCTCCGACTTGGCTAAAACTCGCCAATGCAGCCGCCCAATCTTTGTTCGGGTCCTGCTGTTTGAGGAACTCCGCTAGTGCGTTCAAGAAAACCATCGCCGAAGCCTGAGGAATCGGCTCTTGTGGTTGTGAGTTCGGCAGCTGCTCCTCCGTTGGCGGTTGTAATTCTGGGGTTTCATCCCGGCAGATTGAAGGGGGTGTCTGAGTGGTTTGTTTTCTTGCCATTTTCTTTTTCCCCATGGTTTGAATCGGTAAATTTTGGTGGTAGTTTGGGTGTTGAATCTCGTGAATAACGGTGGGTATTTTGAAAGAGAGAATGCATGTAAGGGTTTGTGAGGTGAAGGGGAATGGGCGGTTGGCTTTTTAGAGTGGAATGGAGCAGTTGAGGGTTTTAACCGGCAATAGGCGGTTTCCAGGTCGCGCCGCTTCATGTGGGAGACGGTTGGGAGCGTTGGCTTCTGATTGGATGTCGCCTGCCCGGTCTCTGCACCACGCGCCCTCCCAGTCGCTGTCATCTCCTGCAAAGCTGCACCAAAcaccaaaattcaaatttcacccTATCCCTTTCAAATCTCCCTCTTAACAATTTCCCTCCTATTTTCCCAGAATGgtaacaaagtaaaaaggacacttaaatacaATTGGGAGTTTCACCGAATTGGTATTCTCATGGTCAAtacgtactccaaattaatacttaaggtccgaaaaatatttttggattttaattttttaattgcaAGCAGAAATCTAACTATTAACTaccacgtatttacaatatttacattctACTCTAGGTAATTTGAAATTCTACTTGACCAGCATATGCAAACTTCGTTTAAAGAAAACTAGcccagtggaactccaaattctcatcctactggtcagtacgCAACCTTAGTATGTGGTTTTAGTGGAATCTCTTCCACTAcacccacatcactattatccctaaacaccttcagcctatgtccattcacGATAAAGGGTTCAAAGTTAGGaatactccctgaaatctccactgctccattagagcggagtgcagttatgacatagggtcctgtccacttcgacttgagcatcccaggcattagcttcaatcttgactggaagagtagtactttctggccaacatggaggtctttggtccttagatttctgtcgtgccttaatttagttctctctttataccacatagcggaatcaaacgactccaatctaagttcctccaACTCAagtagctgcagcttcctttcctcctcacaggcttgagcatccatattaacttgctgtactgcccagtatgctcgatgtttgatccccactggtaagtggcacatcttcccaaaaatgattcggtatggggacattcctatgggagttttgtaggctgtccgatatgcccacagagcatcctctaatctcacactccagtccttcctagaagggtTGACAGATTTCTCAGAATATTCTTTATCTCTcagttagagatctccgcttgaccattcgcttgtgggtggtaggggctagataaTTTGTGGTGAATaccatacttcttcatcaaggcttcgatagtgcggttacagaagtgggttccctgatcggatatgatggcccttggtactccgaaccgactgaaaatattactcttgagaaacttggccacctctttcGCCTCACtagtgctcgtggccttggcttTTACCGACTTAGAGATGTAGTCAACTGCGACTAAAATATACAGGTTTccataggacgagggaaaaggacccatgaagtccatcccccatatgtcaaacaactcacaaacaataacctgtacttgtggcatttcatctcgtgcagagatcccaccggtcagttggcaacgttcACAACTTCACAGAATTCAtaagcatctttgttgagggttggccaataaaatctgctatccagaatctttcttgccgttttcttgggaccgaagtgtcctccacatgccaaggaATGGCAGTGTGTAAGTATGTCCCTTttctcccagtcaggaacgcatcttcttatcacttgatctgaTCCTACCTTCCACaggtatgggtcgtcccaaaagtagtatttcgcctcactcttgatcttcattatTTGAGCGTTGGTGACATtgggcacttctggaagctctccggAAACTAGATAGTTcgctaggtccgcataccatggctcctgtcCTACTTATTCTTTCCATTTTGCTGTTGTATCCTGGTCAGTGATCTTCATTAcctcttcccaatcaatttttctgacGGCAAAAATCATTTCACATAAGTATTCCTCCGGGAACCGGTCG encodes:
- the LOC121784214 gene encoding cell surface glycoprotein 1-like → MGKKKMARKQTTQTPPSICRDETPELQPPTEEQLPNSQPQEPIPQASAMVFLNALAEFLKQQDPNKDWAAALASFSQVGDESSTTGETPIVPTPKTNVQPTVHPPTSIPTSSTIPPEKKSPSTTAPSESSNPSPTRQQIETMDVDPLSANYDYLGECEGKSSEEQKSREEENESERTLVAEPVPQ
- the LOC121784212 gene encoding nucleolar and coiled-body phosphoprotein 1-like gives rise to the protein MTDEEFEVLLNEVTRMEVGTAKMAEGLDLASEAVGEGEEAGTRNDPEGLAHQPVDEVEERQTREEEPKSVTPQPEAGESDTHIEKDETVVRTEEPEPVAPPVSKPKAVKRKLVLKSDPKEERPKPKRVSQKCLGKWTSSKAKANTAADAVEVSSEEERTTPTKPGEESLSATNLEDASTATEVVTPTPSDQGEETDKMAEGLDLASESVGHDEPRDGNAHIRVETHPTAQDKPSTQTEKRPEDDEDGNEDKYGEERKKKGKAPVTKKPSRKKQRTVNTGVVITKPDQRASPRRRDPSDSEYTASEESGSNSDVFLEDE